A window of Pirellula sp. SH-Sr6A contains these coding sequences:
- a CDS encoding rhamnogalacturonan lyase, with the protein MFQRKYSAAGAVVVAALCVGLTTPRCTWGQSPQPRQQESLDRGFVAFFDSDSSAVVSWRLLSSESMESKFFLFRTVDDREPELVEGHDPLGPTWFRDSNWNTTDAVTYSLRASADASSPPLASTKLSRANQSIGYIAIPLQPPEGYHANDTSVGDLDGDGQYEWVVHMVGQGRDNSQGGFTTEPILHAYKLDGTLLWAIHLGKNIREGAHYTAFLVYDLDGDGRAEVVCKTADGTRDGKGNVLGDATADHRTQEGRQAGTILAGPEFLTVFDGQTGAALASHDYIPARGNVRAWGDDYGNRSERYLAGIAYLDGERPSIVMCRGYYTRSVLAAWDYRDGNLQSRWVFDSDDGTPGNEAYRGQGNHSLSVADIDQDGKDEIIYGACAIDDDGRGLYSTGFGHGDALHVTDIDPARPGLEVWSIHENEKGDAARPGVTLFSAKDGAVIFRDAIGRDVGRGMAADIDPRHPGVEVWGGLRNAFSSSGKNIGAAPRSTNFGIWWDGDLLRELLNGVDIAKWDYREAREVPLFSGREMGLIANNGSKANPCLSADILGDWREELVARTSDSRELRIYSTPHPTTIRLPTLMHDSQYRLSVVWQNAGYNQPPHPSFFLGAGMSTERFRDSKTSE; encoded by the coding sequence ATGTTCCAAAGAAAATACAGCGCAGCGGGCGCCGTCGTTGTCGCGGCGCTCTGTGTGGGGCTTACCACGCCGCGTTGCACCTGGGGCCAATCTCCACAACCTCGGCAACAGGAATCGTTAGACCGTGGCTTCGTCGCATTCTTCGATTCCGATTCCAGCGCTGTGGTGAGTTGGAGGCTGCTGTCAAGCGAATCGATGGAATCCAAGTTCTTTTTGTTCCGCACGGTCGACGATCGAGAGCCCGAGTTGGTGGAGGGACACGATCCTCTGGGTCCGACTTGGTTTCGTGATTCGAACTGGAACACGACCGACGCGGTGACTTATTCTTTGCGAGCATCCGCCGATGCTTCATCCCCTCCGCTCGCGTCTACCAAACTTAGTCGCGCGAACCAATCGATCGGCTACATTGCGATACCCTTGCAGCCTCCAGAGGGCTACCACGCCAATGACACCTCAGTAGGCGATTTGGATGGCGATGGTCAGTACGAATGGGTCGTGCACATGGTGGGTCAAGGACGCGATAACTCGCAGGGTGGGTTTACAACCGAACCGATCTTGCATGCTTACAAGCTGGACGGAACGCTCCTATGGGCCATCCATCTCGGCAAGAACATTCGTGAGGGTGCACACTACACGGCGTTCTTGGTCTACGATTTGGATGGCGATGGTCGCGCCGAAGTTGTTTGCAAGACAGCCGATGGAACACGCGACGGAAAAGGAAATGTGTTAGGCGATGCGACGGCCGACCATCGGACTCAAGAAGGAAGGCAAGCGGGAACGATTCTTGCCGGTCCCGAGTTTCTTACGGTTTTTGATGGCCAAACGGGAGCGGCGTTGGCGTCTCACGACTACATTCCCGCGCGTGGAAATGTGCGTGCATGGGGAGACGACTACGGCAATCGATCCGAAAGATACTTGGCCGGTATCGCCTATTTGGACGGCGAACGGCCGAGCATCGTGATGTGCCGCGGCTATTACACTCGATCGGTGCTAGCGGCCTGGGATTATCGCGACGGGAATCTCCAGTCGAGATGGGTGTTCGATTCCGACGATGGGACTCCGGGGAATGAAGCCTATCGCGGACAAGGGAACCATAGCCTTTCGGTCGCTGACATCGATCAAGATGGCAAGGATGAGATCATTTACGGGGCTTGTGCGATCGATGACGATGGCAGGGGGCTGTATTCGACTGGCTTCGGCCACGGAGATGCCTTGCATGTCACCGATATCGACCCTGCTCGTCCAGGGTTGGAAGTGTGGAGCATTCACGAGAACGAGAAGGGAGACGCTGCGCGCCCCGGCGTAACTCTCTTTTCTGCGAAGGATGGAGCCGTGATCTTCCGCGATGCAATAGGGCGAGACGTCGGGAGAGGCATGGCCGCTGACATCGATCCTCGGCATCCAGGCGTCGAAGTCTGGGGCGGCTTGAGGAACGCCTTCAGTAGCAGCGGCAAGAACATCGGCGCAGCCCCTCGTTCTACCAATTTCGGAATTTGGTGGGATGGCGATTTGTTGCGTGAGCTGCTCAACGGTGTGGATATAGCGAAATGGGATTATCGCGAGGCGCGCGAGGTACCCTTGTTCTCGGGGCGCGAAATGGGGCTGATTGCCAACAATGGATCCAAAGCCAACCCCTGCTTGTCCGCCGACATTCTGGGAGACTGGCGTGAGGAATTGGTAGCCCGCACGTCTGACAGTCGGGAGTTGCGGATTTACAGTACCCCCCATCCCACCACGATCCGCCTCCCCACGTTGATGCACGATTCCCAGTATCGATTGAGCGTGGTTTGGCAAAATGCAGGGTACAATCAACCTCCCCACCCGAGCTTCTTCTTGGGGGCCGGGATGTCCACGGAGAGGTTTCGGGATTCGAAAACATCCGAATAA